From Selenomonas ruminantium AC2024, a single genomic window includes:
- a CDS encoding type I restriction-modification system subunit M, translating into MATTGFVKKIRDIMRMDAGINGDAQRIEQLVWLLFLRVYDVKEADWEFDDDDYQSIIPEECRWRNWAEPDENGHALTGDELLDFVNNTLFPTLKELNVSSDTPIKKAIVKSTFEDANQYMKNGVYLRQVIDTVNEIDFEDVKESHAFGDIYEEILKELQSAGSSGEFYTPRAVTDFMAHMIQPRLGEKMADFACGTGGFLTSWIKELSKQVKTTEDQELFGESIYGIEKKPFPYLLCITNMLLHDIDVPKVYHDNSLLKKVLDYTDRDKFDVILMNPPYGGREDKSVQNYFPDDLADSETADLFMSVIMYRLKKNGRAAVVLPDGFLFGTDNTKVNIKKKLFSEFNLHTVIRLPGSVFSPYTSITTNLLFFDNTKPTEETWFYRLDMPEGYKHFSKTKPMKMEHFTPVMEWWNNRQEVEEDGWAKAKKYTVQEIAENDYNIDLCGFPHEEEEIIPPMDLINQYQEKRASLNAEIDHILDKIMAIMEDAK; encoded by the coding sequence ATGGCAACAACTGGTTTTGTAAAGAAAATCCGCGATATCATGCGCATGGATGCGGGTATCAATGGTGATGCCCAGCGTATCGAGCAATTAGTATGGCTTCTATTCCTGCGGGTTTATGATGTAAAAGAGGCAGATTGGGAATTTGACGATGACGATTACCAGTCCATTATCCCCGAGGAATGTCGCTGGCGTAATTGGGCAGAACCAGACGAGAACGGCCACGCCCTTACAGGCGATGAACTCTTAGACTTTGTAAACAACACGCTATTTCCTACCTTGAAGGAATTAAATGTTTCCTCCGATACGCCTATAAAGAAAGCTATCGTCAAGTCTACCTTTGAAGATGCCAACCAATACATGAAAAATGGCGTTTACTTACGGCAGGTTATCGACACGGTAAATGAAATTGACTTCGAGGATGTAAAGGAGTCCCATGCCTTTGGGGATATTTACGAAGAAATCCTGAAGGAATTGCAATCAGCAGGTAGTTCTGGTGAATTTTATACCCCGCGTGCCGTGACCGATTTTATGGCGCACATGATTCAGCCCCGATTAGGAGAAAAAATGGCTGACTTTGCCTGCGGAACAGGCGGTTTCTTGACGAGCTGGATAAAGGAACTCAGCAAACAAGTTAAGACCACGGAAGACCAGGAACTATTCGGAGAGTCCATTTACGGCATAGAAAAAAAGCCATTCCCGTATCTCTTGTGTATTACCAACATGCTTTTACATGATATTGATGTGCCGAAGGTTTACCATGATAATTCCCTACTGAAGAAAGTTCTCGACTATACGGACAGGGATAAATTTGATGTTATCTTAATGAACCCTCCTTACGGTGGTCGTGAGGATAAAAGCGTACAAAACTATTTCCCCGATGATTTGGCCGATTCGGAAACAGCTGATCTCTTTATGAGCGTTATCATGTATCGTTTGAAGAAGAATGGACGAGCTGCAGTGGTTCTCCCCGATGGGTTCCTGTTCGGAACGGATAATACGAAGGTTAATATTAAGAAAAAGCTGTTCAGTGAGTTTAATCTGCATACGGTTATTCGTTTACCGGGCAGTGTATTCTCCCCCTACACCAGCATTACAACCAATCTTTTATTCTTCGATAATACAAAGCCAACCGAGGAAACGTGGTTCTACCGCTTAGATATGCCCGAAGGGTATAAACATTTCTCCAAGACCAAGCCCATGAAGATGGAACATTTCACCCCTGTTATGGAATGGTGGAACAATCGGCAGGAAGTTGAAGAAGATGGCTGGGCTAAAGCTAAGAAGTACACGGTACAGGAAATTGCCGAAAATGACTATAATATCGACTTGTGCGGATTCCCCCATGAAGAAGAGGAAATTATTCCTCCGATGGATTTAATCAATCAGTACCAAGAAAAACGAGCGTCACTTAATGCGGAAATAGACCATATCCTCGATAAGATAATGGCGATTATGGAGGATGCTAAATGA